A region of Curvibacter sp. AEP1-3 DNA encodes the following proteins:
- a CDS encoding COX15/CtaA family protein, with amino-acid sequence MQTTLYDLSPIFRVLLIGALVASVPALWVYLRDRSSSSVSRYHALVVITLFLTFDLVLFGAFTRLTDSGLGCPDWPGCYGNASPLGATHEIAMAQTAMPSGPVTHSKAWIEMVHRYMATSVGALITLMVILAWRGRKQEGLLALSPWWPTATLVWVCIQGAFGALTVTMKLFPAIVSLHLLGGYVLLALLMAQVAVGAASSRSGTPIILQVAPTWVYRWAWAALLMLTVQAASGAWVSTNYAVLACAEFPGCQGVMWPPMDWKAATEIWRPLGLTASGDHLSFQALTAIHMAHRLLAGITVLVLGSLAWTLWKQPALKKPAQWLTGLLVLQLATGLSNVVLGWPLLAAVMHTGGAGAMVMVLVWVIVVSRTRPVGR; translated from the coding sequence ATGCAAACGACCTTGTACGACTTGTCGCCCATTTTCCGGGTACTGCTGATCGGAGCGCTGGTGGCCTCTGTGCCGGCTTTGTGGGTGTATTTGCGAGACCGCAGCAGCAGTTCCGTAAGCCGTTACCACGCGCTGGTAGTGATTACCCTGTTTCTCACCTTTGACCTCGTGCTGTTCGGTGCATTTACTCGTTTGACCGATAGCGGGCTCGGTTGCCCTGATTGGCCCGGTTGCTATGGCAACGCAAGCCCCTTGGGTGCGACGCACGAGATCGCCATGGCGCAAACGGCAATGCCCAGTGGTCCGGTCACCCACAGCAAAGCATGGATTGAGATGGTGCACCGTTACATGGCCACGTCGGTGGGCGCACTGATTACTCTGATGGTGATTCTTGCGTGGCGTGGCCGAAAACAAGAAGGCCTACTTGCCCTCAGCCCGTGGTGGCCCACAGCGACATTGGTTTGGGTGTGTATTCAAGGAGCCTTCGGCGCCTTGACAGTGACCATGAAGCTGTTTCCCGCCATTGTGAGCCTGCACCTGCTGGGGGGCTATGTGCTTTTGGCCTTGCTGATGGCGCAGGTCGCGGTGGGTGCAGCGTCGTCCCGATCTGGTACGCCAATCATTTTGCAGGTCGCACCCACTTGGGTCTACCGCTGGGCATGGGCAGCCTTGCTGATGCTGACCGTACAAGCTGCATCCGGCGCGTGGGTCAGTACCAATTACGCGGTGCTCGCCTGTGCCGAATTTCCCGGTTGTCAGGGGGTGATGTGGCCCCCCATGGATTGGAAGGCTGCGACGGAAATCTGGCGTCCGTTGGGGCTCACAGCCTCTGGCGACCATCTGAGCTTTCAGGCGCTGACCGCTATTCACATGGCGCACCGTCTGCTCGCAGGCATCACGGTGCTGGTGCTGGGCAGCCTGGCGTGGACACTATGGAAACAACCCGCCTTGAAGAAGCCCGCTCAATGGCTCACAGGCTTGCTGGTATTGCAACTGGCTACCGGCTTGAGCAACGTGGTGTTGGGCTGGCCCTTGTTGGCTGCTGTCATGCATACCGGCGGTGCCGGCGCCATGGTCATGGTGCTGGTCTGGGTCATCGTGGTATCCCGCACCCGACCCGTCGGCCGCTGA
- the cyoE gene encoding heme o synthase, producing MTVQVAAPKPSVLAQFHALTKPRVIQLIVFCALIGMVLAVPGAPTGAQVMLAAIACLGIYLVAGAAAAFNCIVEKGIDAKMKRTSWRPTARGELSDTQTLIFSAILCAAGSAILYVWVNPLTMWLTFATFVGYAVIYTVILKPLTPQNIVIGGASGAMPPVLGWAAMTGDVGPEALILFLIIFLWTPPHFWALALYRVEDYRKSGLPMLPVTHGSEFTRLQILLYTFMLLAACLLPFVYGMSHWPYLIVAVALCLGFCWYAVRLLRNYSDELARATFRFSLIHLSVLFAALLLDHYLI from the coding sequence ATGACCGTACAAGTAGCAGCCCCCAAGCCCTCCGTGCTGGCTCAGTTCCATGCACTGACCAAGCCACGGGTCATCCAGTTGATTGTGTTCTGTGCGCTGATCGGCATGGTGTTAGCCGTGCCCGGCGCACCCACGGGCGCCCAAGTCATGCTGGCAGCGATAGCCTGCCTCGGCATTTACCTGGTGGCCGGCGCAGCAGCTGCCTTCAATTGCATTGTGGAAAAAGGCATTGATGCCAAGATGAAGCGCACCTCGTGGCGGCCCACTGCTCGCGGGGAACTCAGCGATACCCAGACTTTGATCTTCTCGGCCATTCTGTGTGCTGCCGGTTCTGCCATTCTGTATGTCTGGGTGAACCCCCTCACCATGTGGCTGACCTTTGCCACCTTTGTGGGCTACGCGGTGATTTACACCGTGATCCTCAAGCCCCTGACTCCCCAAAACATCGTGATCGGCGGCGCTTCCGGCGCCATGCCGCCGGTATTGGGTTGGGCTGCCATGACGGGTGATGTGGGGCCGGAGGCCCTGATTCTTTTCCTGATCATTTTCCTGTGGACACCACCGCATTTCTGGGCGCTGGCTTTGTACCGTGTGGAGGATTACCGCAAGTCAGGCCTGCCCATGCTGCCGGTGACCCATGGCAGTGAGTTCACCCGCCTGCAGATCCTGCTCTACACCTTCATGTTGCTAGCGGCGTGTCTGCTGCCGTTTGTGTATGGCATGAGCCATTGGCCCTACCTGATCGTGGCAGTGGCGTTGTGTCTGGGATTTTGCTGGTACGCGGTGCGCCTGTTGCGTAACTACTCGGATGAGCTTGCCCGTGCGACTTTCCGTTTTTCGCTCATTCACCTGAGCGTGCTTTTCGCAGCCTTGCTGCTGGATCATTACCTCATATGA
- a CDS encoding SCO family protein, with the protein MNKRSAIQFIAAGALLAGAGGMLSACSESKPKFSSVDVTGASYAKDFELTDHNGKVRHLADFKGKVVVMFFGYTQCPDVCPTSMAELAEVKKALGVDGDKLQGLFVTVDPARDTPEVLKGYMENFDPTFLALYTTPEKLEALAKDFKVYYKRVNGQTPTSYTMDHSAGSYIYDTQGNLRLFTRYGSGAQVLAADIQQLLKS; encoded by the coding sequence ATGAATAAACGTTCCGCTATTCAATTCATAGCTGCTGGCGCTTTGTTGGCGGGCGCTGGAGGCATGTTGAGTGCATGTTCTGAATCAAAGCCCAAGTTCTCCTCGGTGGATGTCACCGGCGCCAGCTACGCCAAAGACTTCGAGCTTACCGACCACAATGGCAAAGTCCGTCACCTGGCAGACTTCAAAGGCAAGGTGGTCGTCATGTTCTTCGGCTACACCCAATGCCCGGATGTCTGCCCGACTTCGATGGCAGAGCTGGCAGAAGTGAAGAAGGCATTGGGGGTCGATGGCGACAAGCTTCAGGGCTTGTTTGTCACGGTAGATCCTGCCCGCGATACGCCCGAAGTGCTCAAGGGCTATATGGAAAACTTTGACCCGACCTTCCTGGCGCTCTACACCACGCCCGAGAAGCTGGAAGCTTTGGCCAAAGACTTCAAGGTGTACTACAAGCGTGTCAATGGTCAGACACCTACCAGCTACACCATGGACCATTCGGCGGGCAGCTACATCTACGACACGCAGGGCAATTTACGCCTGTTCACCCGCTACGGCAGCGGTGCACAAGTGCTGGCTGCAGATATTCAGCAGCTCCTGAAGTCTTGA
- a CDS encoding Bug family tripartite tricarboxylate transporter substrate binding protein, with amino-acid sequence MTHTRRTAAFAMLSIAACALSTGANAQKSTQSAAWPTKPVRIIVGFPGGSSPDLTARAFAEPLSKALGQPVIVENKVGAAGNIAADAVAKATDDHTIGLMINGNMTIAKLLNPKLSYDPLKDLTPVSLLGVSPLVLTAPANAPGNNAAEFLAAARASGDRWNYGTPGVGTVGHIGMELLKSKARMAPLHVPYAGYPQVATAMIAGDLQLSLLPPALASAQIKAGKLKAIGITASVRSALVPEIPSLSEAGVKDLNLEIWNAVAAPNSMPKPVVARLSTLFGEIARSPEMRQKMFQQGWTVQGTSSEGLANRVKADTALLGGIITQQNIKTD; translated from the coding sequence ATGACACACACACGCCGCACCGCCGCTTTTGCTATGCTTTCCATAGCTGCTTGCGCACTATCCACGGGCGCTAATGCCCAAAAATCCACTCAATCCGCTGCGTGGCCGACCAAGCCTGTTCGCATCATCGTCGGATTTCCCGGCGGGTCTTCGCCCGACCTAACGGCGCGAGCATTCGCAGAACCACTCTCAAAAGCCCTCGGCCAGCCTGTGATCGTGGAAAACAAAGTGGGCGCAGCGGGCAACATCGCCGCCGATGCGGTCGCCAAAGCTACCGATGACCACACCATCGGGCTGATGATCAACGGCAACATGACGATTGCCAAGCTGCTCAACCCCAAGCTGAGTTACGACCCGCTCAAAGACTTGACGCCGGTGAGCTTGCTGGGTGTGTCGCCCCTGGTGCTGACTGCACCTGCCAACGCGCCGGGCAATAACGCGGCCGAGTTTCTGGCCGCGGCACGGGCCTCCGGCGACAGGTGGAATTACGGCACACCCGGCGTGGGCACCGTGGGCCATATCGGCATGGAGCTGCTCAAATCCAAAGCCCGCATGGCGCCTCTTCATGTGCCCTATGCCGGCTATCCGCAAGTTGCCACCGCGATGATCGCGGGTGACCTGCAGCTCAGCCTGCTGCCCCCTGCCCTGGCTTCCGCCCAGATCAAGGCGGGCAAGCTCAAAGCCATCGGCATCACTGCCAGCGTGCGCAGTGCGCTGGTGCCGGAGATTCCCAGTCTGTCAGAGGCTGGAGTGAAAGACCTGAACCTGGAAATCTGGAACGCCGTAGCCGCCCCCAACAGCATGCCCAAGCCAGTCGTGGCTCGGCTGTCCACCTTGTTCGGTGAGATTGCCCGCAGCCCGGAAATGCGCCAAAAGATGTTCCAGCAGGGCTGGACCGTGCAAGGCACTTCCTCGGAAGGATTGGCTAACCGGGTGAAGGCCGACACGGCTTTGTTGGGCGGCATCATCACCCAACAGAACATCAAGACAGATTGA
- the rpoH gene encoding RNA polymerase sigma factor RpoH, translated as MSALIAAPRTALATANPWSLVPPLGNLDAYISAANRLPMLTLEEEQEFARKFKNENDLEAAGKLVLSHLRLVVSVARQYLGYGLPHGDLIQEGNVGLMKAVKRFDPEQGVRLVSYALHWIKAEIHEYILKNWRMVKVATTKAQRKLFFNLRSMKQRFKGEDAAADLDTHRDTLNSEQVNTMARELNVKPEEVLEMEARLAGGDVLLDPSPSDDGEDAFGPIAYLTDTNHEPVAMIEARQRDVLATDGIATALASLDERSRRIVEERWLKVNDDNSGGMTLHDLAAEYGVSAERIRQIEVAAMKKMKTALAAYA; from the coding sequence ATGTCCGCATTGATTGCTGCCCCCCGCACCGCCCTGGCCACGGCCAACCCGTGGTCATTGGTGCCGCCGCTGGGGAATCTGGACGCCTATATTTCTGCCGCGAACCGCTTGCCCATGCTCACTTTGGAAGAAGAGCAGGAATTCGCCCGCAAGTTCAAAAACGAGAACGATCTTGAAGCAGCCGGTAAGTTAGTGCTCTCTCACTTACGATTGGTCGTTTCCGTTGCCCGCCAGTACCTTGGCTATGGCCTGCCACACGGCGACTTGATTCAAGAGGGCAACGTGGGTCTGATGAAGGCGGTCAAGCGCTTCGACCCCGAGCAAGGTGTGCGTCTGGTGAGCTACGCGCTGCACTGGATCAAGGCCGAAATCCACGAATACATCCTGAAAAACTGGCGCATGGTGAAAGTGGCCACCACCAAGGCCCAGCGCAAACTGTTTTTCAACCTGCGCTCCATGAAGCAACGCTTCAAAGGTGAAGACGCTGCGGCGGACTTGGACACCCACCGCGACACGCTAAACAGCGAGCAGGTGAACACAATGGCCCGGGAACTAAACGTGAAGCCCGAAGAAGTACTGGAAATGGAAGCACGCCTGGCCGGTGGCGACGTGCTGCTGGACCCCAGTCCTTCCGATGATGGCGAAGACGCCTTCGGCCCGATTGCTTACTTGACCGACACCAATCACGAGCCGGTGGCCATGATTGAAGCGCGCCAGCGCGACGTGTTGGCCACCGACGGGATTGCGACTGCCCTAGCCAGCCTGGACGAGCGTAGTCGGCGTATCGTGGAAGAGCGCTGGCTCAAGGTGAATGACGACAACTCCGGCGGCATGACCCTACATGACTTGGCCGCCGAATACGGCGTAAGTGCCGAGCGCATCCGCCAGATCGAAGTCGCTGCCATGAAGAAGATGAAAACAGCGTTGGCCGCCTACGCCTGA
- a CDS encoding AMP-binding protein: MAQAKLMLDYVYEHEINHADQIFLTQPTGGGQVVDYTWKQTLDQARRMAAHLKAQNLEPGSRVAILSKNCAHFIMAELAIWMAGCTTVAIFPTETADTVRYVLEHSEASLLFVGKLDTFDQQQPGIPAGMPIIAFPLAPKNSYEAWDAVTSRTKPLTGKPARGGKDIAILMYTSGSTGQPKGVMHSFERITAAAEGINNDTQARIGINTRNRMLSYLPLAHVFERAWVESATLVNGNTQLFFAESLDTFIQDLNRAKPVTFISVPRLWLKFQQGVFAKMPPKKLDRLLSIPILGKIVGRKVLKGLGLDHALLAGSGSAPIPAELIAWYRRLGLNLIEGYAMTEDFAYSHNSTDKINAPGCVGVPLKGVEVRISEEGEVLIKSPGQFVGYYKRPDLDAEVFTEDGFFRTGDKGERRADGLLKLTGRVKELFKTSKGKYVAPAPIENRLNACPRIETSMVSGVGQPSAYAIVVLAETVRPQVKADPAFKAEVHAELEQLLDSVNSELADYEKLQMLVVAPEPWSIENGMLTPTMKIKRARIESAVEPQLANWYSGREKVRWA; encoded by the coding sequence ATGGCTCAAGCCAAACTCATGCTGGACTACGTCTACGAGCACGAAATCAACCATGCGGATCAGATCTTTCTGACCCAGCCCACCGGTGGCGGTCAGGTGGTGGACTACACGTGGAAGCAGACACTGGACCAGGCCCGCCGCATGGCCGCGCACCTCAAGGCCCAGAATCTGGAGCCGGGTTCGCGCGTCGCCATTCTTTCCAAGAACTGCGCCCACTTCATCATGGCGGAGTTGGCCATCTGGATGGCAGGCTGCACGACAGTGGCCATTTTCCCAACCGAAACAGCCGACACCGTGCGCTACGTGCTGGAACACAGCGAAGCCAGCCTGCTATTCGTCGGCAAGCTTGACACCTTTGACCAACAGCAGCCCGGCATTCCTGCAGGCATGCCCATCATTGCCTTCCCGCTCGCGCCGAAGAACAGCTACGAGGCGTGGGATGCAGTCACCTCACGCACCAAGCCACTGACCGGCAAACCTGCACGTGGCGGCAAGGACATTGCCATCCTGATGTACACCTCCGGCTCCACCGGCCAGCCCAAGGGCGTGATGCACAGCTTTGAGCGCATCACCGCCGCTGCAGAAGGTATCAACAACGATACCCAGGCTCGCATCGGCATCAACACCCGCAACCGCATGTTGTCCTACCTGCCCTTGGCGCACGTTTTCGAGCGCGCATGGGTAGAGTCCGCAACGCTGGTGAACGGCAACACCCAACTGTTTTTTGCCGAGTCGCTGGATACCTTTATCCAGGACTTGAACCGCGCGAAGCCGGTGACCTTTATCTCGGTACCCCGCCTCTGGCTGAAGTTCCAGCAAGGCGTGTTTGCCAAAATGCCGCCCAAGAAGCTGGACCGGCTGCTGAGCATCCCGATTCTGGGCAAGATCGTAGGCCGCAAGGTGCTCAAGGGCCTGGGCCTGGACCACGCGTTGCTGGCCGGCAGCGGCTCGGCACCCATCCCTGCCGAGCTTATTGCCTGGTACCGCCGTCTGGGCTTGAACCTGATTGAGGGTTATGCCATGACAGAGGACTTTGCGTATTCGCACAACTCCACCGACAAGATCAATGCCCCCGGTTGCGTGGGCGTACCGCTCAAGGGCGTGGAAGTCCGCATCAGCGAAGAAGGCGAAGTGCTGATCAAGTCTCCAGGACAGTTTGTGGGCTACTACAAGCGCCCTGATCTGGACGCAGAAGTGTTCACGGAAGACGGCTTCTTCCGCACCGGCGACAAGGGCGAGCGCCGCGCTGATGGACTGCTCAAGCTCACCGGCCGGGTGAAGGAGCTGTTCAAAACATCCAAGGGCAAGTATGTGGCCCCCGCACCGATTGAGAACCGCTTGAACGCCTGCCCCCGCATTGAAACCAGCATGGTGTCCGGTGTGGGCCAGCCCTCGGCTTATGCCATCGTGGTGCTGGCAGAAACCGTGCGTCCCCAAGTGAAGGCCGACCCGGCCTTCAAAGCTGAGGTTCACGCAGAACTGGAGCAACTGCTCGATAGCGTGAATTCCGAACTGGCGGACTACGAAAAGCTGCAGATGCTGGTGGTAGCACCGGAACCTTGGTCCATTGAAAACGGCATGTTGACTCCCACGATGAAGATCAAGCGCGCCCGCATTGAATCTGCGGTAGAGCCGCAACTGGCGAACTGGTACTCCGGCCGCGAGAAGGTGCGCTGGGCATAA
- a CDS encoding isochorismatase family protein produces MSSVSTLKPALIIIDVQQSFAQMPFWSQGIHAPFESALLRLEAGCRAAGVPVVHIFHVGLAGPFREDSGFVKPLPWLPGNPDVRFDKHTHNAFTDTGLDLWLRRQGVGKLIISGIRTEQCCETTARVGSDLGYAVDFVSEATLTFPMSHAGSGRTFSAEEITTRTELVLQDRFARIVDVATCLAGLPSAH; encoded by the coding sequence ATGTCCTCCGTATCTACCCTGAAGCCCGCACTCATCATCATTGATGTGCAGCAATCTTTCGCCCAAATGCCCTTCTGGTCGCAGGGCATTCATGCCCCGTTTGAGTCTGCTTTGCTGCGTCTGGAGGCCGGTTGTCGCGCAGCCGGTGTTCCGGTGGTGCACATTTTTCATGTGGGGCTGGCCGGCCCCTTTCGTGAGGACTCCGGGTTTGTGAAGCCCTTGCCCTGGTTGCCCGGTAACCCGGATGTGCGCTTCGACAAACACACCCACAACGCTTTTACCGATACCGGGCTGGATCTGTGGCTGCGCCGCCAGGGAGTGGGCAAGCTCATCATCTCCGGCATCCGTACCGAGCAATGCTGCGAGACCACAGCCCGTGTGGGCTCGGATTTGGGCTATGCAGTGGACTTTGTGTCTGAAGCCACCCTGACCTTCCCTATGTCCCACGCTGGCAGCGGTCGGACGTTCAGTGCCGAAGAGATCACCACCCGCACCGAGCTGGTCTTGCAAGACCGGTTTGCACGTATCGTGGATGTAGCTACCTGCCTAGCCGGTTTGCCATCCGCCCACTAA
- a CDS encoding DUF1272 domain-containing protein: MLQLRPNCECCNTDLPPAALNARICSFECTFCADCADTKLNGICPNCRGELVRRPVRPAAKLANNPPSTERVFKPLGRAQKADSAASA; this comes from the coding sequence ATGCTCCAACTCCGCCCCAACTGCGAATGCTGCAATACTGATTTGCCGCCCGCCGCCCTGAATGCCCGCATCTGTTCGTTTGAATGCACGTTTTGTGCGGACTGCGCAGATACCAAGTTGAATGGCATTTGCCCCAATTGCAGAGGTGAGTTGGTGCGCCGCCCGGTGCGCCCGGCCGCAAAGTTGGCCAATAACCCGCCTTCAACTGAGCGGGTCTTCAAGCCCTTGGGGCGCGCGCAGAAAGCTGACTCGGCGGCATCCGCATGA
- a CDS encoding EamA family transporter codes for MRPKDLALALLVILVWGVNFAVIKVGVVGVPPLLLGALRFALAAFPALLFMKPPKVPLRWYLAYGLTISVGQFAFLFTAIHVGMPSGLASLVLQSQSFFTLLLAAWWLKERWQANQMAGLLLAACGLVLIGSAAGPAGAGVSMPLLGFLLTVAAAVMWACGNIVTRTVSRYGPMNQLAFVVWASLVPPLPFLALSVVIEGPDAIASAMQHIGWSTFAAIAYLAWAATLLGYGLWTHLMSRYATNRVAPFTLLVPVVGLTTGWLVFGEALRPVHFAGGALLMAGLLFNVFGGPLMTRWMARVQQFRNAG; via the coding sequence ATGCGGCCCAAAGACCTGGCGCTGGCGCTGCTGGTCATTCTGGTGTGGGGCGTGAACTTTGCGGTCATCAAAGTGGGGGTGGTCGGGGTGCCGCCCTTGTTGCTGGGTGCCTTGCGTTTTGCCTTGGCGGCGTTCCCGGCGCTGTTATTCATGAAGCCGCCCAAGGTGCCACTGCGCTGGTACCTGGCCTATGGCCTCACCATTTCGGTGGGGCAGTTTGCATTTTTGTTCACTGCCATCCATGTAGGCATGCCTTCGGGCTTGGCGTCGCTGGTGCTGCAGTCGCAATCGTTCTTCACCCTGCTGCTGGCGGCCTGGTGGCTCAAAGAGCGTTGGCAGGCCAACCAGATGGCCGGGCTGTTGCTGGCCGCCTGCGGCTTGGTGTTGATTGGCAGCGCCGCAGGGCCGGCAGGCGCTGGCGTGTCCATGCCGCTGTTGGGCTTTTTGCTTACCGTGGCAGCGGCCGTCATGTGGGCCTGCGGCAATATCGTGACCCGCACCGTGAGCCGCTACGGCCCCATGAACCAGCTGGCCTTTGTGGTGTGGGCAAGTTTGGTGCCGCCCTTGCCGTTTCTGGCGCTCTCCGTGGTGATAGAGGGGCCTGACGCAATAGCCTCTGCCATGCAGCACATCGGCTGGAGCACCTTCGCGGCCATCGCCTACCTCGCTTGGGCAGCCACCTTGCTGGGCTATGGCTTGTGGACACATCTCATGTCCCGCTACGCGACCAACCGGGTCGCGCCGTTCACACTGCTGGTGCCGGTGGTCGGCTTGACCACGGGTTGGCTGGTGTTCGGCGAGGCCTTGCGTCCGGTGCACTTTGCCGGTGGCGCGCTGTTGATGGCGGGCTTGCTGTTCAATGTATTCGGTGGACCCTTGATGACGCGTTGGATGGCGCGTGTACAGCAATTCCGGAACGCTGGATGA
- a CDS encoding GlxA family transcriptional regulator, which yields MNDAVLHIYLVLTPNVLMLDYAGPAEALRMARDMGAPIVLHACGPQNDIPTSLGTGLSGLEALPVTLPARSLVLVVGNSNEVVDYATPEARSVVQWLRAVPQAATRMASICSGALLLAQAGCLDGRHCTTHHTLIADLQALAPSAQVVSDRIFVDDGGVLTSAGITTGIDLALYLIEQEAGAELAARVARRLVMYQRRGTHDPQMSPWLAHRNHMHPAVHRAQDAMAREPQRNWSLADLADVACVSPRHLSRLFAQHTGISVVVYQQQLRIARAKDLLARQGLSVERVAEACGFASARDLRRVWRKYEAGSPASARMAD from the coding sequence ATGAACGACGCAGTACTCCACATCTATCTGGTGCTCACGCCCAATGTGCTGATGCTGGACTACGCCGGTCCGGCGGAGGCCCTGCGCATGGCACGCGACATGGGGGCACCTATCGTTCTGCATGCCTGTGGCCCGCAGAATGACATCCCGACCTCTCTGGGTACGGGCCTGTCCGGGCTGGAGGCGCTACCCGTCACCCTGCCAGCGCGCAGCCTGGTCTTGGTGGTGGGCAACAGCAACGAGGTGGTGGACTACGCCACCCCCGAGGCCCGCTCCGTGGTGCAGTGGCTGCGCGCCGTACCCCAAGCGGCCACACGCATGGCCAGCATCTGCTCGGGGGCCTTGTTGCTGGCGCAAGCCGGCTGTCTGGATGGGCGGCACTGCACCACCCACCACACCCTGATTGCCGATTTGCAGGCGCTGGCCCCCAGCGCGCAGGTGGTGTCTGACCGCATCTTTGTGGACGATGGCGGCGTGCTTACCAGTGCAGGCATCACCACCGGTATTGACCTAGCGCTGTACTTGATTGAGCAGGAGGCTGGCGCAGAGCTGGCGGCGCGCGTGGCCCGCCGCTTGGTGATGTACCAGCGCCGCGGCACCCACGACCCGCAAATGTCGCCCTGGCTGGCACACCGCAACCACATGCACCCCGCGGTTCATCGCGCGCAAGACGCCATGGCCCGAGAGCCCCAGCGCAACTGGAGCTTGGCGGATCTGGCCGATGTGGCCTGCGTCAGCCCCCGGCACCTGAGCCGCTTGTTTGCACAACACACCGGCATCAGTGTCGTGGTCTACCAGCAGCAATTGCGAATTGCCCGCGCCAAAGACTTGCTGGCACGTCAGGGTCTGTCGGTGGAGCGTGTGGCCGAGGCCTGTGGTTTTGCGTCGGCACGCGACTTGCGCCGCGTGTGGCGCAAATATGAAGCCGGCTCGCCGGCCAGTGCGCGCATGGCTGACTGA
- a CDS encoding SDR family NAD(P)-dependent oxidoreductase yields MLKHKVALVTGAASGIGRAVALLLAREGARVVVSDVQLDAGADTVALVRAQGGEAIFVAADVGKPAEAQALVARAVVHYGRLDIACNNAGIAGPTAPTADYPLDGWTRVLNINLSGVFYGMQAQIEAMLKHGGGSIVNIASVLGAVGFTGSVAYTAAKHGVVGLTQVAALEYSAQGVRVNAVGPGFIETPMVSKLSEDPATHAMLVAAHAMGRLGRPEEVAELVVWLASDRASFVTGAYYPVDGGYLAR; encoded by the coding sequence ATGTTGAAACACAAAGTAGCGCTGGTCACCGGAGCCGCATCAGGCATAGGCCGCGCAGTGGCCTTGCTGTTGGCGCGTGAAGGTGCCCGTGTGGTGGTGTCGGATGTGCAGTTGGACGCCGGAGCCGACACCGTGGCCCTGGTCCGCGCCCAAGGCGGCGAGGCGATTTTTGTAGCGGCCGATGTAGGCAAGCCCGCCGAAGCACAGGCCTTGGTGGCACGCGCAGTGGTGCATTACGGCCGGTTGGACATTGCTTGCAACAACGCTGGCATTGCCGGCCCTACGGCTCCCACGGCGGACTATCCGCTGGACGGTTGGACCCGCGTGCTCAACATCAATCTCAGCGGTGTTTTCTACGGCATGCAGGCCCAGATTGAAGCCATGCTCAAGCATGGTGGTGGCTCCATCGTCAACATCGCCTCCGTGTTGGGTGCCGTGGGCTTCACGGGCTCTGTAGCCTATACCGCCGCCAAGCACGGGGTGGTGGGGCTGACTCAGGTGGCTGCACTGGAGTACAGCGCGCAAGGTGTGCGGGTGAATGCAGTGGGGCCGGGCTTTATTGAGACGCCCATGGTCAGCAAACTCTCGGAGGACCCTGCGACCCACGCCATGCTGGTTGCTGCCCATGCCATGGGCCGATTGGGACGGCCTGAAGAGGTGGCTGAGCTGGTGGTGTGGTTGGCCTCCGACCGTGCTTCGTTCGTCACCGGGGCGTATTACCCGGTGGATGGTGGCTATCTCGCGCGTTGA